Proteins from one Triticum aestivum cultivar Chinese Spring chromosome 7A, IWGSC CS RefSeq v2.1, whole genome shotgun sequence genomic window:
- the LOC123147876 gene encoding plastid division protein PDV1 has product MRWDWETPATEAEAEALQERIWDLHDKLSHAILALSACAGLPACRCRGAPNGHVILKGQRPPQGGGHVDLAAAAAAMADARGLHAIRTALEDLEGHLHFLRDVQSQQRADRDAAIARVQQSRILLAARLAEHRGKGHGVIEEALGFVGDVRDKSHFVSPEDVYGMHSQSGEDEEDRRGHGSNMVVRVVSCSFALAKNILRFETMGSVLGNATVFAVSMLTFLQLHQLASGKQMPAVQYRRTDNVSLSGGSRKDTKGKHLEVLLARG; this is encoded by the exons ATGAGATGGGACTGGGAGACGCCGGCGACGGAAGCGGAGGCGGAGGCGTTGCAGGAGCGCATCTGGGACCTCCACGACAAGCTCAGCCACGCCAtcctcgccctctccgcctgcgCCGGCCTTCCGGCCTGCCGCTGCCGGGGCGCCCCCAACGGCCACGTAATCCTCAAGGGGCAGCGGCCGCCGCAGGGGGGAGGGCACGTCGACcttgccgcggcggcggcggccatggcggacgcGCGGGGCCTGCACGCCATCCGCACCGCGCTCGAGGACCTTGAGGGCCACCTCCACTTCCTTCGC GATGTTCAGTCACAACAGCGTGCCGATCGAGATGCCGCGATTGCTAGGGTGCAGCAAAGTCGTATTCTCCTTGCTGCAAGGTTGGCTGAACATAGAGGAAAGGGGCATGGAGTCATTGAGGAAGCCTTGGGTTTTGTGGGTGATGTGCGTGACAAGAGCCATTTTGTCTCGCCCGAAGATGTGTATGGGATGCACAGCCAATCAGGGGAAGATGAGGAGGATCGCAGGGGGCATGGTTCAAACATGGTGGTGCGTGTGGTATCCTGCAGTTTTGCTTTAGCCAAGAACATTTTAAGATTCGAGACGATGGGTAGTGTGCTGGGTAATGCTACTGTGTTTGCAGTAAGTATGCTCACATTCTTGCAGCTTCATCAATTGGCCTCTGGTAAACAAATGCCAGCGGTCCAGTATAGGAGAACCGACAATGTTTCTCTCTCTGGAGGGTCAAGAAAAGACACTAAAGGAAAGCATCTGGAAGTGTTATTAGCTAGAGGTTGA